In Pyricularia oryzae 70-15 chromosome 2, whole genome shotgun sequence, one genomic interval encodes:
- a CDS encoding serine/threonine protein kinase: MATHSAIQLSSDLKTFANDDKTRCDGIVIDNKKGDTVRQYIPNSELVEFWTPGRVEEACNILGIDLPIQTVREHHLRLLSTLLLTADNHCTHVKERLDDFRRQGIVDVKLPLSRDVVGSIFSDAPKDADAFYSNQFLFSPANMDTNLWDLPLGPELILPLKFIGQLQDGGLSSQSVSKYARYEGSKPSESDFVVIKIFPPHALRATFRDEVQLYRELQDDGTTTRDYKRPSEYFLSCYGTFQQNGFGAIVLEYANGGSLLDYFRKTTPPQNRDGLCQFYNALLDLPRAVFTLSNVGSSGYTHQDIKPGNIFVFCDTAGSGTPKIRLKLGDFGMSSKLIVGPDSEPYSHDNQATLAYSAPELMVQDVRLRDRTQRVSQPAEIWAVGCVMIESLTWAVRGEAARGAFAWKRHDEIAARRQFMSEIGYAFAFHDGQTILDAVKTAALEISKSVCEYDKYTKRIVDLLTTDVLRPTPRKAGDYISGTLQDVLDGKAVRIKKRSVSNGARSPIKTATLEPPAQGSKRTRSSWEAPPPHGNAHHPCKHHHLNSYAPAAWPGGRGTELATAADGGAVHDASRPSTVGSGSVALADCPHPDITAESLYNYHKGGKMPDQQGKMRSFLNDVNFFNGRDQILVIDDSGSMALHKLEVEKVVIAITYAVKRADPDGIELYFTSNPTTGYRVTSVKSAKAVLRKWEGKADYSNRMAATLKRVLDRVTEKAQPDQASKSPWKALPLAKTQKPAGASVLVLTNGVWGASPVGGLPSAPGDGRLLRGGQSPSGNQARDWGLCGVDDCIRNFFSSSPEMAERRGLLYATVQFISFGNSVDGLERLKYLDDCLGLKHDMVDTKSHKAPLWSILMGSLDPDIDSWPARGNAKFRMHG; the protein is encoded by the exons ATGGCAACCCATTCCGCCATCCAACTGTCTAGTGACCTCAAGACGTTCGCAAATGACGACAAGACGAGATGCGATGGTATTGTCATCGATAACAAAAAAGGAGACACGGTCCGACAATACATCCCCAACAGCGAGCTGGTCGAGTTCTGGACCCCGGGTCGAGTCGAAGAAGCCTGCAACATACTTGGAATCGACTTGCCCATTCAGACGGTCCGCGAGCACCACTTGCGCCTCCTCTCCACCCTCCTACTGACTGCGGATAACCATTGCACGCATGTCAAGGAAAGACTCGATGACTTTCGTCGCCAAGGAATTGTAGACGTCAAGCTCCCCTTGAGCAGAGACGTCGTCGGTTCCATCTTCTCGGACGCACCAAAAGATGCCGATGCATTCTACAGCAACCAGTTCCTTTTCTCCCCAGCCAACATGGACACAAACCTATGGGATCTGCCGCTGGGGCCAGAGTTGATACTGCCTCTCAAGTTCATTGGACAGCTGCAGGACGGCGGATTATCCTCTCAAAGCGTCTCCAAGTATGCACGATACGAGGGTTCGAAGCCCAGTGAG AGCGACTTTGTCGTAATCAAGATCTTCCCACCACATGCTCTGAGAGCCACATTTCGCGACGAGGTACAGCTCTATCGTGAGCTTCAAGACGACGGCACAACCACCAGAGACTACAAGAGGCCTTCTGAGTACTTCCTCTCGTGCTACGGTACTTTTCAACAGAATGGATTCGGGGCCATCGTACTCGAGTACGCAAATGGAGGCAGCCTCCTTGACTACTTTCGGAAAACAACGCCCCCACAAAACAGAGATGGCCTCTGCCAGTTCTACAACGCACTGCTCGACTTGCCAAGGGCCGTCTTCACCCTCTCAAATGTTGGGAGCTCGGGCTACACCCACCAAGACATCAAACCGGGCAACATCTTTGTCTTTTGCGACACCGCCGGCTCCGGTACCCCCAAGATCCGGCTCAAGCTTGGAGACTTTGGCATGAGCAGCAAGCTCATCGTCGGCCCCGATTCGGAACCCTACAGTCACGACAACCAGGCCACCTTGGCGTACAGCGCTCCCGAGCTCATGGTGCAGGACGTGCGCCTCCGAGACCGCACCCAGCGAGTCTCGCAGCCAGCAGAGATATGGGCTGTGGGCTGCGTCATGATCGAGTCGCTCACGTGGGCTGTCCGTGGGGAGGCAGCCCGCGGGGCGTTCGCGTGGAAGAGGCATGACGAGATCGCCGCGCGCCGCCAGTTTATGAGCGAAATAGGCTATGCGTTTGCCTTTCACGACGGACAAACCATACTCGACGCGGTCAAGACGGCCGCTTTGGAGATTTCAAAGTCCGTCTGCGAGTACGACAAGTATACGAAGCGGATCGTCGACCTTTTGACGACAGATGTGCTTCGTCCTACACCTCGAAAGGCGGGCGACTACATTTCGGGAACGCTGCAGGATGTTTTGGACGGCAAGGCCGTGCGTATCAAGAAGAGGAGCGTGAGTAATGGCGCTCGTTCACCCATCAAGACGGCCACGCTTGAGCCACCAGCCCAAGGTAGCAAGCGCACAAGATCCTCCTGggaggcgccgccgccgcatggGAATGCCCACCACCCATGCAAGCATCACCATCTTAACTCGTATGCGCCAGCAGCATGGCCAGGTGGACGCGGCACCGAGCTTGCGACTGCGGCTGACGGTGGCGCCGTACACGATGCATCAAGGCCCAGCACGGTTGGGTCCGGTTCGGTGGCTTTGGCCGACTGCCCGCATCCCGACATCACTGCCGAGTCGCTGTACAATTACCACAAAGGTGGAAAGATGCCCGATCAGCAGGGCAAGATGCGCAGTTTTCTGAACGACGTCAATTTCTTCAACGGCCGCGATCAG ataCTGGTCATCGACGACTCTGGCAGCATGGCGCTGCACAAACTGGAGGTGGAGAAAGTCGTGATAGCAATCACCTACGCCGTCAAGAGGGCGGACCCGGACGGCATTGAGCTTTACTTCACTTCTAATCCGACCACAGGTTACCGGGTTACCAGCGTGAAATCCGCAAAGGCTGTCCTGAGGAAATGGGAAGGAAAAGCAGACTACAGCAACCGAATGGCTGCGACGCTGAAGCGCGTGCTCGACCGAGTGACGGAAAAGGCCCAGCCGGATCAAGCCAGCAAGAGCCCCTGGAAGGCTTTGCCGCTGGCAAAGACCCAGAAGCCGGCGGGGGCTAGCGTGTTAGTCCTGACAAACGGCGTGTGGGGGGCCAGTCCTGTCGGAGGCCTACCGTCAGCCCCGGGAGACGGCCGCCTGCTCCGCGGCGGCCAATCTCCGTCGGGCAACCAGGCAAGAGACTGGGGTCTGTGCGGCGTGGACGACTGCATCCGAAACTTTTTCAGCAGCTCGCCAGAGATGGCAGAGCGCAGAGGTCTGCTGTACGCAACGGTTCAGTTCATCTCCTTTGGGAACAGCGTCGACGGGCTGGAGCGGCTCAAGTACCTCGACGACTGCCTGGGCCTGAAACACGACATGGTCGACACAAAGTCCCACAAGGCTCCGCTCTGGTCGATACTGATGGGCTCACTCGACCCTGACATCGATTCCTGGCCTGCTCGTGGAAACGCTAAGTTTAGAATGCATGGGTAA
- a CDS encoding IBR finger domain-containing protein — MDTDTLALIVQLQLDDLEAITAGVIGKGHATEAPEDIQIAAELFRAELVAQAAVISDKAFSQSIANAVIKDGGLIMECLAAENRQPAESSITNLDDELIDKLKTLYVTDGEELKLEDSDVPHSESSSWAASRQEVVRRPQRECTSCGDQYDFTNVARCPCSHEYCRECLAKLFEGSTVDESSFPPSCCGQPIPLDPNRIFLSPELVGRFKAKRLEFEMPNRTYCHDPKCSTFVPLQFIDEKTSIAICVRCRKKTCTTCKGEPHGGDCPQDPGLQEVLALAAKEGWQRCYSCRRIVEFKGGCYHMSKWKSCRCQLWEERRLVNVAAIVDDGNPRALGLGPN, encoded by the exons ATGGACACGGATACGCTCGCCCTGATCGTCCAGCTGCAGCTGGACGATCTAGAGGCCATCACAGCTGGAGTAATAGGCAAGGGCCACGCTACAGAGGCACCTGAAGATATCCAGATTGCAGCAGAACTGTTTCGAGCAGAGCTCGTTGCCCAAGCCGCGGTGATCTCGGACAAAGCCTTCTCTCAGAGCATCGCCAACGCAGTCATCAAGGATGGCGGTCTCATCATGGAATGCCTTGCTGCCGAGAACAGACAGCCAGCGGAAAGTTCCATCACCAATCTCGACGATGAGCTCATAGACAAGCTCAAGACTCTCTACGTGACTGACGGCGAGGAATTGAAGCTTGAAGATTCCGACGTTCCTCATTCGGAATCCTCCTCCTGGGCAGCGAGTCGCCAGGAAGTCGTCCGCCGCCCCCAGAGGGAATGCACCAGCTGCGGCGACCAGTACGATTTCACTAATGTCGCGCGCTGTCCCTGCTCCCATGAGTACTGCCGAGAGTGCCTGGCCAAACTTTTCGAGGGTTCCACCGTGGACGAGTCAAGTTTCCCTCCAAGCTGCTGCGGACAGCCGATCCCGCTTGACCCCAACCGCATATTCTTGAGCCCCGAGCTGGTGGGCCGCTTCAAGGCCAAAAGGCTCGAGTTCGAGATGCCGAATCGCACCTACTGCCACGACCCAAAGTGTTCCACGTTCGTCCCTCTGCAGTTCATCGACGAGAAGACCAGCATTGCCATCTGCGTTCGTTGTCGGAAGAAGACGTGCACCACGTGCAAGGGAGAACCCCACGGTGGCGACTGCCCCCAGGATCCTGGACTGCAGGAGGTGCTTGCCCTGGCCGCAAAGGAAGGCTGGCAGCGCTGCTACAGCTGCCGGCGGATCGTCGAGTTCAAAGGCGGCTGTTACCACATGAGCAA ATGGAAGAGCTGCAGATGCCAGCTCTGGGAAGAGCGTCGCCTCGTCAACGTGGCTGCCATCGTCGACGACGGAAACCCGCGGGCCCTAGGGCTCGGTCCCAACTAG
- a CDS encoding ent-kaurene oxidase: protein MSTTQLADVVADRLPLIASAAVILGVTFVVQYFFFKDPLANVPFVGTEFGGEEARREQFLKDAKPFYLEGFRMNKVHKVTSPRTDTTVSIPAEFLEELKRLPDDTISFGGAVNEVMAGKYTGIDGIEPTAPHLVKSHLTPALAKINPVLTEEVARTVREELGSLEDWTEVNIHSKLLRIVAIVSGRIFLGPELCHNEKYIESAIYYTMELNQGRQAIFRLPAWQRPFRAWFLPEIKNLHKREREFYALIEPIVKARREARRSDPNYQAPDDMLTWLEESQDKTTRKSIREIAKLQLGLSFAAIHTTTMTTTNIIYDLAAHPEMIAELRQEASAALAAHDGAFTAPALHTMKKMDSVMKESMRMNPAGYSAFMRKVLKPFTLSNGQEIPAGVTIEVPGYGVSRDPETFPNADSWDGLRFFRLRESGETVGSSKQGGGRASAVEVSAQNQFVSVSKSSLGFGYGRHACPGRFFASNEVKMILARLVLNYDVKLAGGATERYKNIEAAGSCVPDPTKMLLFKERA from the exons ATGTCGACGACGCAACTCGCCGACGTCGTGGCCGACCGGCTGCCGCTCATCGCGTCGGCGGCCGTCATACTGGGCGTGACGTTTGTGGTGCAGTACTTTTTCTTCAAGGACCCCTTGGCCAACGTCCCCTTTGTCGGCACCGAGTTTGGCGGAGAGGAGGCCCGGAGGGAGCAGTTCCTCAAGGACGCAAAGCCGTTTTATCTCGAGGGGTTTCGCATGAACAAGGTGCACAAGGTGACGTCGCCGAGGA CCGACACTACCGTTTCAATCCCCGCCGAGTTCCTGGAGGAGCTCAAGAGGCTGCCCGATGACACCATCAGCTTTGGCGGTGCCGTGAACGAG GTCATGGCCGGCAAATACACTGGAATCGATGGGATTGAGCCAACTGCACCG CACTTGGTCAAGAGCCACCTCACCCCGGCCCTCG CCAAAATCAACCCCGTCCTCACCGAAGAAGTCGCCCGCACCGTCCGCGAGGAGCTCGGCTCGCTCGAGGACTGGACCGAGGTCAACATCCACAGCAAGCTGCTGCGCATCGTGGCCATCGTGTCGGGGCGCATCTTTCTGGGGCCGGAGCTGTGCCACAACGAAAAGTACATCGAGTCGGCCATCTACTACACGATGGAGCTCAACCAGGGCCGCCAGGCCATCTTTCGGCTCCCGGCGTGGCAGCGGCCGTTCCGCGCCTGGTTCCTGCCCGAGATCAAGAACCTGCACAAGCGCGAGCGCGAGTTCTACGCCCTCATCGAGCCCATCGTCAAGGCCCGCCGCGAGGCCCGGAGGTCCGACCCCAACTACCAGGCCCCCGACGACATGCTCACCTGGCTCGAGGAATCGCAGGACAAGACCACGCGCAAGAGCATCCGCGAGATTGCCAAGCTGCAGCTGGGGCTCAGCTTTGCCGCCAtccacaccaccaccatgacCACGACCAACAT CATCTACGACCTCGCCGCCCACCCCGAGATGATCGCCGAGCTGCGCCAAGAGGCCTCGGCCGCGCTGGCCGCGCACGACGGCGCCTTCACCGCGCCGGCGCTGCACACCATGAAGAAGATGGACTCGGTCATGAAGGAGAGCATGCGCATGAACCCGGCCGGCTACTCGGCCTTTATGCGCAAGGTGCTCAAGCCCTTTACGCTGTCCAACGGCCAAGAGATCCCCGCCGGCGTCACCATCGAGGTCCCCGGCTACGGCGTGTCGCGCGACCCCGAGACCTTCCCCAACGCCGACAGCTGGGACGGCCTGCGCTTCTTCAGGCTGCGCGAGTCGGGCGAGACGGTCGGCAGCTCCAAGCAGGGCGGAGGCCGCGCGTCCGCCGTCGAGGTCAGCGCCCAGAACCAGTTCGTCAGCGTGTCCAAGAGCAGCCTCGGCTTCGGGTACGGCCGCCACGCCTGCCCCGGCAGGTTCTTTGCCTCCAACGAGGTCAAGATGATCCTGGCCAGGCTGGTCCTCAACTACGATGTGAAGCTGGCTGGCGGTGCCACGGAGAGGTACAAGAACATTGAGGCTGCCGGATcg TGTGTTCCCGACCCTACCAAGATGCTTCTTTTCAAGGAGCGTGCTTGA
- a CDS encoding alpha-N-arabinofuranosidase C: MATFTRQSDDDEPAIFVNPAHKIAKIEDNTYGGFTEHMGRCIYGGIYDPGNSLSDQHGFRTDVIEAFKELNCPVVRYPGGNFVATYHWQEGIGPKEKRPKKLELAWKGIESNEFGTDEFMKWCEIVGTEPYIALNFGTGTLDEAMGWLEYCNSSADSHYANLRRQNGRDKPYNVKYWALGNECYGDWQVAQMNKEDYAKKAWQWAKALKLIDPTIQLILCGENGHSTWDYYVTHECISPSFSVLKGSATLIDMHSIHIYTASAEHLENATAPRSAERAIEITLSLIDLARIENKVPPSIPRQKICFDEWNVWDPERALGHEGAEEKYTLSDALAVAVWLNVFVRQAEHLGMANIAQSVNVISPLMTTSTGVYKQTTWWPLLLFSRHMRGHTVAVHVQSGEYDGPTKPVWIRGTIETPWLDVSASVNADGVVSLVVVNIHEHKSFSTRLHGVKPAEGGHVEVYTVTGPNVKSRNTEERQEVGITESKWDGKGPYEFPKASMTMLRWKP; encoded by the exons ATGGCCACATTTACTCGACAATCGGACGACGATGAACCGGCAATCTTTGTCAACCCGGCTCACAAGATTGCCAAAATCGAGGACAACACATATGGCGGTTTTACAGA GCACATGGGACGCTGCATCTATGGTGGAATCTACGACCCTGGCAACTCCCTATCCGACCAGCATGGCTTCCGTACCGACGTGATAGAGGCATTCAAGGAGCTCAACTGCCCCGTGGTTCGATACCCCGGGGGCAACTTTGTGGCCACCTACCACTGGCAGGAAGGTATCGGGCCAAAGGAAAAGCGCCCAAAGAA GCTCGAGCTGGCCTGGAAAGGCATCGAATCAAACGAGTTTGGAACAGACGAGTTTATGAAATGGTGCGAAATTGTGGGGACGGAGCCTTATATTGCGCTCAACTTTGGCACTGGGACGCTGGACGAAGCTATGGGATGGCTTGAGTACTGCAACTCGAGTGCCGACAGCCATTATGCCAACCTTCGTAGGCAAAATGGGCGAGACAAGCCATATAAT GTCAAATATTGGGCGCTGGGAAACGAGTGCTACGGCGACTGGCAGGTCGCACAGATGAACAAGGAAGACTATGCCAAAAAGGCATGGCAGTGGGCCAAGGCGCTCAAGCTCATCGACCCGACGATCCAGCTCATCCTCTGCGGCGAGAACGGGCACTCGACCTGGGACTACTACGTGACGCACGAGTGCATCTCGCCGTCCTTCTCGGTGCTCAAGGGCAGCGCGACGCTCATCGACATGCACAGCATCCACATCTACACGGCCTCGGCGGAGCACCTCGAGAACGCCACGGCGCCCCGGTCGGCGGAGCGCGCCATCGAGATCACGTTGTCCCTCATCGACCTCGCGCGCATCGAGAACAAGGTGCCGCCGAGCATACCCCGGCAAAAGATCTGCTTCGACGAGTGGAACGTCTGGGATCCGGAGCGGGCGCTGGGCCACGAGGGCGCCGAGGAAAAGTACACGCTGTCCGACGcgctcgccgtcgccgtctgGCTCAACGTCTTTGTCCGCCAGGCCGAGCACCTCGGCATGGCCAACATTGCCCAGTCGGTCAACGTCATCTCGCCGCTCATGACGACCAGCACCGGCGTCTACAAGCAGACCACCTGGTGGCCCCTCTTGCTGTTCAGCAGGCACATGCGCGGGCACACCGTCGCCGTCCACGTGCAGAGCGGCGAGTACGACGGCCCGACCAAGCCCGTGTGGATCAGGGGCACCATCGAGACGCCGTGGCTCGACGTCAGCGCGTCCGTCAACGCCGACGGCGTCGTTTCGCTCGTCGTTGTCAACATCCACGAGCACAAGAGCTTCTCCACCCGACTGCACGGAGTGAAACCGGCCGAGGGCGGGCACGTCGAGGTGTACACCGTCACCGGGCCGAATGTGAAAAGTCGCAACACTGAAGAGAGGCAGGAGGTGGGCATCACTGAGAGCAAGTGGGACGGAAAGGGTCCATATGAGTTCCCAAAGGCTTCGATGACTATGCTTCGCTGGAAGCCGTAG
- a CDS encoding MFS hexose transporter, with amino-acid sequence MALPPKVYQWLIGVFASLGSATYGYDLGIIAQVISAPSFVKRVGDNPAEIGGIVSIFTGGAFFGALAAAPTADRLGRKLCIMMGATIFIAGGLLQALAQSTAYMMAGRGIGGVGIGAMIMIIPVYQAELTHPSIRGTVTALQQFMLGVGALFAGWFSYGMTVGVSDDDENQWRISLGLQVVPAGVLALLIMLFPESPRWLIDHGRADEGLQTLARLHAHGDVDDAWVRAEYSQIRESIDAEHEAEAKSYAELFRDRSCLRRLWLAASIQASVQMTGVSSIQYYSVAIFAKMGISGSDTLKYQGISGVWALVAQALCMAFVDRLGRRWPLILGNAFNCISFIVTTALLASFPPGESGGNMSASWAFIVMTWLYNFSFSATCGPLSWIIPAEIFDMKTRAKGVSIATAVSLAFNAMIGQCSSLALDDETGIGWRWYILFIVCNATNAIYFWAVLPETARRPLEEMRYLFTEAPFFIPTMDPSRAYSNDLADRLEQAERKQDAAVEGRDETHV; translated from the exons ATGGCGCTCCCTCCCAAAGTCTACCAG TGGCTTATCGGCGTCTTTGCGTCGCTcggctcggccacctacggcTATGACCTGGGCATCATAGCGCAGGTGATCTCGGCGCCGTCCTTTGTCAAGCGCGTCGGCGACAACCCGGCCGAGATTGGCGGCATCGTCTCCATCTTCACGGGCGGAGCATTCTTTGGCGCGCTGGCcgcggcgccgaccgccgacCGCCTCGGCCGCAAGCTGTGCATAATGATGGGCGCCACCATCTTCATCGCGGGGGGTCTCCTGCAGGCGCTGGCGCAGAGCACGGCGTACATGATGGCGGGCCGCGGCATCGGCGGGGTGGGCATCGGGGCCATGATCATGATCATTCCCGTGTACCAGGCGGAGCTGACGCACCCCAGCATCCGCGGGACCGTGACGGCGCTGCAGCAGTTCATGCTGGGGGTGGGGGCGCTCTTTGCGGGGTGGTTCTCGTACGGCATGACGGTGGGGGTctcggacgacgacgagaacCAGTGGCGCATCTCGCTGGGGCTCCAGGTGGTGCCGGCGGGGGTCCTCGCGCTGCTCATCATGCTGTTCCCGGAATCGCCGCGCTGGCTCATCGAccacggcagggccgacgagGGGCTGCAGACGCTGGCCAGGCTGCACGCGCACGGCGACGTCGACGACGCCTGGGTGCGGGCCGAGTACTCGCAGATCAGAGAGTCGATCGACGCGGAgcacgaggccgaggccaagtCGTACGCGGAGCTGTTTCGCGACCGGTCCTGCCTCCGGCGGCTCTGGCTGGCGGCGTCGATCCAGGCGTCGGTGCAGATGACGGGCGTGTCCAGCATCCAGTACTACAGCGTCGCCATCTTTGCAAAGATGGGCATCTCGGGCAGCGACACCCTCAAGTACCAGGGCATCTCTGGCGTCTGGGCCCTGGTGGCGCAGGCCCTCTGCATGGCCTTTGTCGACCGtctgggccgccgctggcccCTCATCCTGGGCAACGCCTTCAACTGCATATCCTTCATCGTCACCACCGCCCTGCTGGCCTCGTTCCCGCCGGGAGAGTCTGGCGGCAACATGTCCGCCAGCTGGGCCTTTATCGTCATGACCTGGCTTTACAACTTTTCCTTCAGCGCCACCTGCGGCCCGCTGTCGTGGATCATTCCCGCAGAGATCTTTGACATGAAGACGCGAGCCAAGGGCGTCAGCATCGCCACCGCCGTCAGTCTAGCCTTTAACGCCATGATCGGACAGTGTTCGTCTCTTGCATTGGATGACGAGACAGGGATAGGCTGGCGGTGGTATATTTTGTTTATT GTTTGCAACGCGACCAACGCCATCTATTTCTGGGCGGTGCTCCCCGAGACTGCGCGCCGGCCCCTCGAGGAGATGCGCTACCTCTTCACGGAAGCGCCATTCTTCATCCCGACCATGGACCCCAGCAGGGCGTACTCGAACGACCTAGCCGACAGGCTCGAACAAGCAGAGCGAAAGCAGGATGCGGCGGTCGAGGGACGTGACGAAACGCACGTTTGA
- a CDS encoding periplasmic beta-glucosidase encodes MKLASASSAVAIFLAVATNAQSPGANGTSDEPIYKNPNATIDDRVSDLLKRMTIEDKTAQLLQGDIRDYLNLTDASFNATGLEWVAGKRANSIWTGLYATPETVSLGARLAQDYFVHNTSLGIPAFIQSEGIHGFLALNATIFNSPIAHGCSWNPELVGKMARAIALESRALGVNQIFAPVVDLARELRFGRVEECYSEDAFLAGEYGYAYVKAMQAEGVCAQVKHFAAFATPEQGVNTAPVHGGPRMLRTTYLPAFKRAIIEADAWSVMSSYNSYDGVPTVADKSLLTGILRDEWDYKYYVISDAGGTARLANAFHVCGAADDACITTKTLPAGNDVEMGGGRYSFEHIPELVANGSLSEEVVDLAVARSLRAKFAAGLFEHPYTGVPDDEILDHLNTAEHKQIARDLDAESIVLLENHNNTLPLKKNARVAVIGPMAHGYVNYGDYVIHTAMERGVTPFDGIKALVEEAGGSATFSQGCERWSNDESGFDEAVAAATAADVAVVVVGTWSRDQDELWQNLNATTGEHIDVHSLDLVGAMPRLVRAVIDTGKPTVVVFSSGKPVTEPWISTEAAALVQMFYQGEEGGHALADILFGDVNPSGKLSVAFPHDVGTTPVYYDYLNSGRQTSPGMVHANGSMDFGQQYVLSTPMPLYEFGYGLSYSNFTYSDLSVSSSTPSAKDTVTVTVKVTNNSERDGKEVVQVYVKDLLASVAVPNIQLRGFWKGTVKAGQTETVSIDLPVEKWGLWDYEMKYVVEPGDFRILIGASSLDMRLNTTVTVA; translated from the exons ATGAAGCTAGCATCAGCCTCCTCAGCGGTGGCTATCTTTTTGGCAGTTGCCACCAATGCCCAGTCCCCCGGTGCCAATGGTACCTCGGATGAGCCCATATACAAGAACCCGAATGCAACTATAGATGACAGGGTTTCGGACCTCCTCAAGCGCATGACTATTGAGGACAAGACAGCCCAGCTTCTTCAAGGTGATATCCGTGACTACCTGAATCTTACCGATGCATCTTTCAACGCGACCGGTCTTGAATGGGTAGCCGGCAAGCGGGCAAATTCGATATGGACTGGCCTCTACGCGACCCCTGAGACGGTATCTCTGGGCGCCCGCCTGGCCCAAGACTACTTTGTCCACAACACGTCCCTGGGCATACCGGCCTTTATCCAGAGCGAGGGCATCCACGGCTTCCTTGCCCTCAACGCCACGATATTCAACTCGCCGATCGCCCACGGCTGCTCGTGGAATCCAGAGCTGGTGGGCAAGATGGCCCGAGCCATCGCGCTCGAGTCCCGCGCCCTCGGGGTGAACCAAATCTTTGCGCCCGTCGTCGACCTCGCGCGGGAGCTGCGGTTCGGCAGGGTCGAGGAGTGCTACAGCGAGGATGCCTTCCTGGCGGGCGAGTACGGATATGCCTACGTCAAGGCCATGCAGGCCGAGGGCGTCTGCGCCCAGGTCAAGCACTTTGCCGCCTTTGCGACCCCGGAACAGGGAGTCAACACGGCACCAGTCCACGGCGGGCCCCGCATGCTCCGCACCACATACCTGCCGGCCTTCAAGAGAGCCATCATCGAAGCCGACGCTTGGAGCGTCATGTCGTCTTACAACTCGTACGATGGCGTGCCGACCGTGGCGGACAAGTCTCTGCTCACGGGCATCTTGAGGGACGAGTGGGACTACAAGTACTACGTGATCTCGGACGCGGGTGGTACTGCTCGGCTGGCCAACGCTTTCCACGTCTGTGGTGCCGCCGACGATGCCTGCATCACCACCAAGACGCTGCCCGCTGGCAACGACGTCGAGATGGGTGGCGGGCGGTATAGTTTCGAGCACATTCCTGAGCTGGTCGCCAATGGCAGCCTCTCGGAAGAGGTTGTAGACCTGGCCGTTGCGCGCTCACTCAGGGCCAAGTTTGCTGCTGGTCTCTTCGAGCACCCGTACACCGGTGTTCCCGACGACGAGATCCTTGACCACCTCAACACGGCGGAGCACAAACAGATTGCTCGCGATCTCGACGCCGAGAGCATCGTCCTCCTGGAAAACCACAACAACACCCTTCCCCTCAAGAAGAATGCCCGGGTGGCCGTGATAGGGCCCATGGCACACGGCTACGTCAACTACGGCGACTACGTCATCCACACGGCCATGGAGCGGGGCGTGACGCCCTTTGACGGCATCAAGGCGCTGGTGGAGGAGGCGGGCGGCAGCGCGACCTTTTCGCAGGGCTGCGAGCGCTGGTCCAACGACGAGTCCGGGTTCGACGAGGCGGTTGCCGCCGCGACCGCTGCGgacgtcgccgtcgtcgtggTCGGGACCTGGTCGCGCGACCAGGACGAGCTCTGGCAGAACCTCAATGCCACGACGGGCGAGCACATCGACGTCCACAGCCTCGACCTGGTGGGCGCCATGCCGCGGCTGGTGCGCGCCGTCATCGACACGGGAAAGCCGaccgtcgtcgtcttcaGCTCCGGCAAGCCCGTCACGGAGCCGTGGATCTCGACCGAGGCCGCGGCGCTCGTGCAGATGTTTTACCAGGGCGAGGAGGGCGGCCACGCGCTGGCGGACATCTTGTTTGGCGACGTCAACCCCAGCGGCAAGCTCTCGGTTGCGTTTCCGCACGACGTCGGCACCACCCCGGTTTATTACGACTATCTCAACTCGGGGAGGCAAACGTCGCCCGGCATGGTGCATGCGAACGGGAGTATGGATTTTGGACAGCAGTATGTCTTGTCGACGCCGATGCCGCTCTATGAG TTTGGCTATGGCCTCTCCTACAGCAACTTTACCTACTCGGATCTTAGCGTATCCTCCTCGACGCCGTCGGCCAAGGACACTGTCACCGTCACCGTCAAGGTCACCAACAACTCTGAACGCGACGGCAAGGAGGTCGTCCAGGTGTACGTAAAAGACCTCTTGGCAAGCGTCGCGGTGCCCAACATTCAGCTGCGAGGGTTCTGGAAGGGCACGGTCAAGGCCGGCCAGACGGAGACGGTCTCGATAGATCTACCAGTCGAGAAATGGGGCTTGTGGGACTACGAGATGAAGTACGTCGTCGAGCCGGGCGACTTTAGGATCTTGATCGGTGCGTCCAGTTTGGATATGCGGCTGAACACCACCGTGACTGTGGCGTAG